A window from Amblyomma americanum isolate KBUSLIRL-KWMA chromosome 7, ASM5285725v1, whole genome shotgun sequence encodes these proteins:
- the LOC144098202 gene encoding uncharacterized protein LOC144098202, producing the protein MNQPSDAGSPTVAVLDVKLPPFWTGDPELWFVQVESQFAARRITADSTKYHHVVGSLPPATASEVRDLLLTPPAENAYQTLKETLIRRVTPTEPERFQQLLREAELGDRRPSQLLRHMQQLAGGTTASDGRLLREQFLQRLPTSVRIGLTASGETDLAKMAELADKLMAVAVSTVASVHADAPSANSLQEMREEISRLADTVAALHSSGNQRPRQRTASQPQQRRVCWYHRKFGNAARNCVPPCENSGNAPGQR; encoded by the coding sequence ATGAACCAGCCAAGCGACGCCGGCAGTCCCACGGTAGCCGTACTTGACGTGAAGCTACCTCCGTTTTGGACTGGCGACCCGGAACTTTGGTTCGTGCAAGTTGAGTCGCAGTTCGCTGCACGCCGCATCACTGCTGACAGCACTAAATACCACCACGTGGTGGGCAGCCTTCCGCCTGCGACAGCCAGCGAGGTGCGGGACCTACTGCTAACACCACCCGCAGAGAACGCCTACCAGACGCTAAAAGAGACACTGATTCGCCGTGTCACACCTACAGAGCCGGAGCGTTTCCAGCAGCTACTGCGGGAGGCCGAACTTGGCGACCGCCGGCCCAGCCAGTTGCTACGCCACATGCAACAACTGGCCGGCGGCACGACAGCAAGCGACGGCCGTTTGTTGCGGGAACAGTTCCTGCAAAGGCTTCCCACAAGCGTACGGATAGGCCTCACGGCGTCGGGCGAGACAGACCTTGCCAAGATGGCCGAGCTCGCCGACAAACTCATGGCTGTCGCCGTGTCCACAGTCGCGTCGGTGCACGCAGACGCACCGTCCGCCAATTCCCTGCAAGAGATGCGAGAGGAAATTTCTCGCCTCGCAGACACCGTCGCAGCGCTGCACTCGAGCGGCAACCAGCGACCACGACAGCGTACCGCATCACAACCACAGCAACGCAGGGTGTGCTGGTACCACCGCAAATTCGGCAACGCTGCACGGAACTGTGTGCCGCCCTGTGAAAATTCGGGAAACGCCCCGGGCCAGCGCTGA